One Streptomyces lincolnensis genomic region harbors:
- a CDS encoding MFS transporter, which yields MFSATFSSVPYFLTLYFQTVHGYSAMATGLAFLLPAVVVAVGTQAGERAVSAFGVHRMLVAGMGLGAVGAAALGLALTSDGSYPALLPGIVLLGLGQGAAWAGMWISAFAGVAPADQGIASGLASTTLQTGGSVGLAVLVAFAGGAGQSASGTGLLDGIRTAVLVIAGGIGCGALALFALRRVTGTSGP from the coding sequence CTGTTCAGTGCCACGTTCAGCTCGGTGCCGTACTTCCTGACCCTCTACTTCCAGACCGTTCACGGCTACAGCGCGATGGCGACCGGGCTCGCGTTCCTGCTGCCCGCCGTGGTGGTGGCCGTCGGTACGCAGGCCGGCGAACGGGCCGTGTCCGCCTTCGGCGTGCACCGCATGCTGGTGGCCGGCATGGGGCTGGGCGCCGTCGGAGCAGCGGCCCTCGGTCTGGCACTCACCTCGGACGGCTCCTATCCTGCGCTGCTGCCGGGAATCGTGTTGCTGGGTCTCGGCCAGGGCGCCGCATGGGCGGGCATGTGGATCTCCGCGTTCGCCGGAGTGGCCCCCGCAGACCAGGGCATCGCCTCGGGACTGGCATCGACCACCTTGCAGACCGGCGGCTCGGTGGGCCTCGCCGTGCTCGTCGCGTTCGCCGGCGGCGCCGGGCAGAGCGCGTCGGGTACCGGGCTCCTCGACGGCATCCGTACCGCCGTCCTCGTGATCGCGGGCGGCATCGGATGCGGTGCGCTCGCACTGTTCGCCCTGCGCAGGGTGACCGGGACCAGCGGTCCCTAG
- a CDS encoding DUF1349 domain-containing protein gives MQQMTDGGCMYTLSASPGSTFERNYCHSNNGWFGFYHDEGSRDFTDTNNVFRNTGEWGHENSNATNNTGALTLTDTWTTNSSANITNTNGRGDVVSGTVVVSDGNWPPAAKTVMDNAGIHPLYRPLTTDPVSSPYSAYSSTPANTGQSGGHFTITDAGKDIWGAGGQHEDEYGTVFRKGAAVDGTSVTARVDSLDKTSGWAKAGVVLRNDLTDDGSSPGYAAVVVTPTNGVSFQRDSSADGYLDQLTSTAATVKAPVWLRLTRTATQVSASYSTDGTTFTQLGSKVTLPSMATTQDAGVIHTAHSTTAGSATFSNLRIVTSPYEAYSSIPAAVSQSGQVTSLTNAGIAVWGSGTAYDDEYSAAYRTGAAGTSSTVTSASTVGTTPTVGPKPA, from the coding sequence ATGCAGCAGATGACCGACGGCGGCTGCATGTACACCCTGTCGGCGTCACCGGGCAGCACCTTCGAACGCAACTACTGCCACAGCAACAACGGTTGGTTCGGCTTCTACCACGACGAGGGCTCCCGGGACTTCACGGACACCAACAACGTCTTCCGGAACACCGGCGAATGGGGCCATGAGAACAGCAACGCGACCAACAACACCGGCGCCCTGACCCTGACCGACACCTGGACGACCAACAGTTCCGCGAACATCACCAACACCAACGGCCGCGGTGACGTGGTCAGCGGCACCGTCGTCGTGAGCGACGGCAACTGGCCGCCCGCCGCCAAGACGGTCATGGACAACGCCGGCATCCACCCCCTGTACCGTCCGCTGACCACCGACCCCGTCTCCTCCCCGTACAGCGCCTACTCCTCCACCCCTGCCAACACCGGCCAGAGCGGCGGCCACTTCACGATCACCGATGCCGGCAAGGACATCTGGGGTGCCGGCGGACAGCACGAAGACGAGTACGGCACCGTCTTCCGCAAGGGGGCGGCTGTCGACGGCACGTCGGTGACCGCCCGGGTCGACAGCCTCGACAAGACCAGCGGCTGGGCCAAGGCCGGCGTCGTCCTGCGCAACGACCTCACGGACGACGGTTCCTCCCCCGGATACGCGGCGGTGGTGGTGACCCCGACCAACGGTGTCAGCTTCCAGCGGGACTCCAGCGCCGACGGCTACCTGGACCAGCTCACGTCCACCGCCGCCACCGTCAAGGCACCGGTCTGGCTACGACTCACCCGCACTGCCACCCAGGTCTCCGCCTCCTACTCCACCGACGGAACCACCTTCACCCAGCTCGGCTCGAAGGTGACTCTGCCGTCCATGGCGACCACCCAGGATGCCGGCGTCATCCACACCGCCCACAGCACCACCGCCGGCAGCGCGACCTTCAGCAACCTGCGCATCGTCACCTCTCCCTACGAGGCATACAGTTCGATTCCGGCCGCCGTCAGCCAAAGCGGCCAAGTGACCTCCCTGACCAACGCGGGCATCGCCGTATGGGGCTCCGGCACGGCGTACGACGACGAGTATTCCGCCGCCTACCGGACGGGGGCCGCTGGGACCTCCTCGACCGTCACCTCCGCGTCGACAGTCGGGACAACACCAACAGTTGGGCCAAAGCCGGCCTGA